In Phoenix dactylifera cultivar Barhee BC4 chromosome 11, palm_55x_up_171113_PBpolish2nd_filt_p, whole genome shotgun sequence, the following are encoded in one genomic region:
- the LOC103715169 gene encoding uncharacterized protein LOC103715169: MGNYVSCTLSVGAGGSTGAITVILPGGEVRRMEGLVNAAELMLDAPGHFLVNTRSMQVGRRFAALSADEDLEMGDVYVMMPMKRLNSVITAADMAVLLLAANKKVRRASGGNSRVLPACTSSSPKNPLAGHELDEVDDDVPTMTTAMAMEDFKYRLCRSRKPTLETIEEEGISSRREL; the protein is encoded by the coding sequence ATGGGCAATTACGTCTCTTGCACTCTCTCCGTCGGTGCCGGCGGCAGCACCGGAGCCATCACGGTGATCCTCCCGGGCGGGGAGGTCCGGCGTATGGAGGGGCTGGTCAACGCAGCCGAGCTCATGCTCGACGCGCCCGGACACTTCTTGGTGAACACGCGCTCCATGCAGGTAGGTCGGCGCTTCGCGGCGCTCTCCGCCGACGAGGACCTGGAAATGGGCGACGTCTATGTTATGATGCCGATGAAGAGGCTCAACTCAGTGATCACGGCGGCTGATATGGCTGTGTTGCTGCTGGCTGCGAACAAAAAAGTCCGGCGGGCTTCAGGAGGGAATTCAAGGGTCTTGCCGGCGTGTACCTCCTCCTCGCCGAAGAATCCACTAGCAGGGCACGAGTTGGATGAGGTCGACGATGATGTTCCGACGATGACGACGGCGATGGCGATGGAGGACTTTAAGTACAGGTTGTGCCGGTCCAGGAAGCCGACGTTGGAGACGATAGAAGAGGAGGGCATCAGCTCAAGACGAGAATTATAA
- the LOC103715170 gene encoding EEF1A lysine methyltransferase 2 isoform X2, translating into MAGIRWPPEDSELLPPRPPTTADLISDDDRSVAADSWSIKSEYGSTLDDEQRHVEAAEVLAGGNFAAAASDYSSDKDEPDASEVETSMLGFQSYWDASYAEDLANFREHGHGGEIWFGVEVMDTVATWTKNLCENMSQGRNVADDSNFKSESSKAFKDLSSCSVLDLGTGNGLLLQKLAKQGFSDLMGTDYSEGAISLARNLAIRDGFPQINFLVDDVLETKLDRKFHVVMDKGTLDAIGLHPDGPVKRIMYWESVSNLVAPGGILVITSCNNTKDELLLEAENFNKRRRTAEDLDQEAGSGAAVFRYLDHVRTYPTIMFGGVEGSRVCTVAFLRN; encoded by the exons ATGGCCGGAATTCGGTGGCCGCCGGAGGACTCCGAGCTGCTCCCACCCCGTCCACCGACCACCGCCGACCTGATCTCAGACGACGACCGGTCCGTGGCCGCGGACTCCTGGTCCATAAAGAGCGAGTACGGGAGCACGCTGGATGACGAACAGCGCCACGTCGAGGCCGCCGAGGTCCTCGCTGGCGGCAACTTCGCGGCCGCAGCCTCCGATTACAG tTCAGATAAGGATGAGCCAGATGCCAGTGAGGTTGAAACGTCAATGTTGGGCTTTCAGAGCTACTGGGATGCTTCTTATGCGGAGGATCTTGCGAATTTTCGTGAACATGGCCATGGTGGTGAAATTTG GTTTGGTGTTGAAGTCATGGATACTGTTGCAACTTGGACTAAAAACTTGTGTGAGAACATGTCCCAGGGTCGGAATGTAGCTGATGACAGCAATTTTAAATCTGAATCTAGCAAAGCCTTCAAGGACTTGTCCAGCTGTAGTGTGCTTGACCTTGGAACTGGAAATGGTCTGCTTCTGCAAAAGCTTGCAAAACAAGG GTTTTCCGATTTGATGGGAACTGATTACAGTGAAGGAGCAATCAGCCTTGCACGAAACCTTGCTATTCGTGATGGATTTCCCCAAATAAACTTCTTG GTTGATGATGTTCTGGAGACAAAATTGGACAGAAAATTTCATGTTGTGATGGACAAAGGCACATTAGATGCCATTGGGTTACATCCAGATGGCCCTGTCAAAAG GATAATGTATTGGGAGTCAGTATCAAACTTGGTAGCTCCTGGCGGGATATTG GTGATCACATCATGTAACAACACCAAAGATGAGTTGTTGCTAGAGGCGGAAAACTTCAACAAAAGAAGGCGTACTGCCGAGGACCTGGACCAAGAGGCAGGCAGTGGGGCTGCTGTCTTTCGATACCTCGATCATGTCCGCACATATCCTACCATTATGTTTGGCGGGGTGGAAGGGTCGCGTGTGTGCACTGTTGCATTTCTTCGAAATTAA
- the LOC103715170 gene encoding EEF1A lysine methyltransferase 2 isoform X1, with amino-acid sequence MAGIRWPPEDSELLPPRPPTTADLISDDDRSVAADSWSIKSEYGSTLDDEQRHVEAAEVLAGGNFAAAASDYSSDKDEPDASEVETSMLGFQSYWDASYAEDLANFREHGHGGEICRFGVEVMDTVATWTKNLCENMSQGRNVADDSNFKSESSKAFKDLSSCSVLDLGTGNGLLLQKLAKQGFSDLMGTDYSEGAISLARNLAIRDGFPQINFLVDDVLETKLDRKFHVVMDKGTLDAIGLHPDGPVKRIMYWESVSNLVAPGGILVITSCNNTKDELLLEAENFNKRRRTAEDLDQEAGSGAAVFRYLDHVRTYPTIMFGGVEGSRVCTVAFLRN; translated from the exons ATGGCCGGAATTCGGTGGCCGCCGGAGGACTCCGAGCTGCTCCCACCCCGTCCACCGACCACCGCCGACCTGATCTCAGACGACGACCGGTCCGTGGCCGCGGACTCCTGGTCCATAAAGAGCGAGTACGGGAGCACGCTGGATGACGAACAGCGCCACGTCGAGGCCGCCGAGGTCCTCGCTGGCGGCAACTTCGCGGCCGCAGCCTCCGATTACAG tTCAGATAAGGATGAGCCAGATGCCAGTGAGGTTGAAACGTCAATGTTGGGCTTTCAGAGCTACTGGGATGCTTCTTATGCGGAGGATCTTGCGAATTTTCGTGAACATGGCCATGGTGGTGAAATTTG CAGGTTTGGTGTTGAAGTCATGGATACTGTTGCAACTTGGACTAAAAACTTGTGTGAGAACATGTCCCAGGGTCGGAATGTAGCTGATGACAGCAATTTTAAATCTGAATCTAGCAAAGCCTTCAAGGACTTGTCCAGCTGTAGTGTGCTTGACCTTGGAACTGGAAATGGTCTGCTTCTGCAAAAGCTTGCAAAACAAGG GTTTTCCGATTTGATGGGAACTGATTACAGTGAAGGAGCAATCAGCCTTGCACGAAACCTTGCTATTCGTGATGGATTTCCCCAAATAAACTTCTTG GTTGATGATGTTCTGGAGACAAAATTGGACAGAAAATTTCATGTTGTGATGGACAAAGGCACATTAGATGCCATTGGGTTACATCCAGATGGCCCTGTCAAAAG GATAATGTATTGGGAGTCAGTATCAAACTTGGTAGCTCCTGGCGGGATATTG GTGATCACATCATGTAACAACACCAAAGATGAGTTGTTGCTAGAGGCGGAAAACTTCAACAAAAGAAGGCGTACTGCCGAGGACCTGGACCAAGAGGCAGGCAGTGGGGCTGCTGTCTTTCGATACCTCGATCATGTCCGCACATATCCTACCATTATGTTTGGCGGGGTGGAAGGGTCGCGTGTGTGCACTGTTGCATTTCTTCGAAATTAA